From Oryzias latipes chromosome 3, ASM223467v1:
ATGGTTATTGCATTGTGATACTTAAACATTTCTGAGCCAAAAACATGTTGACTGTGACTTTTCTGATCCAAACTATCTGAACAAGTAAGTAACGAAGCTTTTGTTACTTCTCTGAACTGTTAGTGTGAAgatctggacttttttttttcttctggagcATCAGCACGAGTGAAGGAAAGGTCCTTGAGCTGTAAAAATGATAAGAGGCCCTCTGAAGGCTTCAACATCCCGTTGAAGTGGCAACTACTTAATTTTATTGCTGGTGAGGCGAAACGCTGGGGCCTTCTCCGTTTCAGAGACCCCCACCTTCCCCGATCCACGCGCTTCGGCATCAACGTTGTAAATGAATCCCTCACGCCATTGATGGAGATGCCCTTCTCAACCAGCGTGTTCACCTGCTCCACCCtctccacaaacaaaacaacggCTCCATTCATACGAGCAGCAGATTTAATTGAAGCGTGCCCGATAGCTTCCCCCACGGCCAGAGGCACAGCGTGGAGGATGAGCCGGCACCTGTTTTAACGCCGTGTTTCCTGGTAAGTGAAGTGAGAGCTATGGCGTCCAGAATGCCACCAGCTCCACACCCACCACCggataaaacccacaaaaccaaaataaatgagCTAACACTACACCTCAACCATCAACAACCAAcaccaaagtgaaaaaataaagaaaagtaaagataGAACACAGAAAAGGCAAAGAAATCAAACACTCCTCAGCTCCTTCAATCACACTCCTCccacacagaagaagaagagattTGAGATTTACAATACTTGAATAAAtcacaacaaaataaagacacacggtaaattaaaaggaaataaaacctAAAGGGTACAGCAAAAACTGTATGTAATCCATCAGAATTGGAACACAATGCTATTATCCTCCCTGATAGTACACAGAACTCCCTTCAGAGCCCACATACTTTTAAACTTCTGAAGGTCATGGATAAACTTAAAATAAGCAAATTCAACATTCACACAAATTTTCAGAAgataaaaaacataaagggaACATCCACACCACCAACAGAGAGTAATTGATTTTTCCTCATTAGCTAAATTGCACGTTTAGctgttgcaaaaataaaattaagaaaggTGTATTCATGTTTCCTTCGGACCGTATAATTGGGACCAAATAACGAACAATGGGAAGGAAAACACTTAACCCTTAGCCTGTTACACTCAATTACCAAATGTGCCAGAGTTTCAGATGTCCCACAAAAATCACACTTGTCTGAATGAGTTGGAACAAAGTGTGCTTTGTATCTGTTTGTAGCTATGGCACCGTGTACAATCCTCCACTGGAGATCCGCTGCATGTTTTTCAACAGACCACTTGTACAGAGACCACCAGCGTCCTTCTGGAGTGTAGCCTGTTCCAAAAACCTTAGCCCACTTGGAGGCATCCATGTCTTTCAACGACTGCATATGTCGAACTGTCATGCACGTGGTGTAGAGTGTCGTCTTTGCCATGGTCTCAAACTCCCCGTCTCCTGCATTACCGAAGGCAAGCAGTTTATCCTCATCCTCTGTCCAATCCTCAACATACGGGGAGACAGTCAAGGACTGAAGAGAATATTGCGAGGAACCAGTCCAGCCGTCATTGGGAAGTCGAAGAAAGTGTTTCCACTGGGCAAGAACAGACTTCATGACGTCATCCACCACTTTAGCCAGAAACCTGGGACGTAGACTAACCCGTTGTCTCATGGCTTCCAGGGGTGAAAGCAAGTGACCCGGCTTCACACAACCAACATTTCATAATGCTGATCTAACTGAATACGAGTTCAGGAGATCAGAGTCAACcaaagtgttaaaaaacaagGTTTCTTCGAGTATCCACAGTCCAGGAGTGGCAGCTTAAGCCTGAGTAAACTTTAGAGCTCTCCAGGCTTCGAGGACTGAACCATAGAAAGGGGGGAGACCACTCAAATCCTGATGTCCTCTGGTCAAAAGAAAGAACTGCTTGTCATAGCCAAGACCTCCGGCTCTTCTCAGGAGCAGTGTCGAGCCATCGCATGCCGCTGTGATACAGCAGCCGCTGGGCAGTTCGCAGTCTGAAGGCCATCAGCCTGGATGTGACGTCAACTAAACCCTGCCCCCCCTCAGAGAGCGGAAGAAACAGGGAAGCTTCTCATGTCCAGTGCTTACCGTTCCAGAAAAGAAATCGGTAAGTACACGCTGCACCTTGGTCAGTAAATCCTTAGGAGGGGAGAGAACCAGCACTTTGTGCCCGAGTATCGAGGCCACTAGGCTGTTTGCAATCAGGACGCATCCTCTGTACGGCAGCTGGGGTAGCAAAGATTTCCATTTAGACAACCTAGCACAAACTCCAACATCCCATCCCAATTTTTCATCGGAAACTCACTTGTACCCAAATAAACCCCAAGAACTTTTAAACCCCTTCTGGTCCAAACTATACCTGCAGGCAATGTTTTCAAGCAGTGTTTTTCCCACATTCCCCAAACATGCAGGCCGTGCATTTCGACCAATTAACCATGGCAGAAGACGCCCTGGCATAGATCTGAAAACACTCACTAAGGGCGGTGACATCATCTTGATTGGTCAAAAACACAGTGACATCGTCGGCATAGGCGTTCACTACCAAACAAGAAGAAGCCATCGCACCCAACCCTGGCAAAGAAACCCCGCTCATCTTAAATCGCAATCTACACAAGAGAGGTTCAATGACCAAAACATACAGCAGCCCAGAAATAGGACAGCCTTGCCGTATACCACGGGACATTGGAAAAGGTCTACTAAGACCGCCACCAACCTTCACCAAACACTCAGCACCAGTAAAGGGCAATTTCACCCAAGAGAGAAAAATCCCACCAGACCCAAAAGCACCCAAACTAGAAAACAAATAGGTGTGGtctactctgtcaaaagctttttcttggTTCAAAGAAATTATTCCACAATGAAAATTAACATCGGTGCAAAAGTCAAAAGCATTGAAAGAGGTTGTCCATAATGTGTCTGTCAGGGACGCAATACGTCTGGTCTGCATGCACTAGTGAGTCCATGAAACCTTTCAGTCTGTTGGAGAGAAGCTTGGAAACCAGTTTATAGTCTGTACATAGAGCCACAGGTCTCCAGTTCTTTAACTGAGCAGAAGAAGATAAAGACTTGTCATTGTGCATAATACACCAACATtgtagcagccttggagtggtgATACtataaattaaaatcaaaatatgtaCAAGTAACCAATAAAAATACAAGTATAAAAAAACCAGAATGCAATAAAGTGCAGCATAAATAAATGTTGTGTTTGGCTGAGGGTGAAAATCAGTTATTGCTCACAGAAGTTGTCGATTTGGAGGCGAGTGGGAAGTTCTGCTGCATAATGTAGCATGCAGTGCGTGTAAACAGTAGCATCGTGTGTGTAAAACAGTCAGAGTGGGGTGTAGTTAGTGGAAGTATGTGTGTTCAGTAGGGTTATTGCCTCTGGAAAGAGGCTGTTCCTGAGCTGTTCtatttgtcctggttctgatggacccgTACCTCCTGCCAGAGGGAAAAGCAGGATGGGTGGAGACAGTTATGACTCCACCCATCACACTCATAAAGACGGAGTTACTgacttttctgctcctgaagtCAGGTGGAACAAATGTTCTGACAGAGAACCTAAACAATCCTGAAACTTAAGTAATTCTCAATTTGAAGTCATAAAATGTGTGCTGAGTGCTGCAGCATCTCATTTAGGCATATTTTTCCCTCCACTCTGCTCTTAGTTCCAAGTACTTTAACTTTGTATCATGCAACTCTAAATCAaaggtatttttgttttctttcatcaaCATTTGATCTAAAAAGGAGAATTTAGCAGATCGTATGCTTCAGTTGGACCTTTGTCTCCTAAAGGAATCACTCTGTTGATGGTTGAGCAGACTGTCCTCCTCACATGGACAGCTCTTCTCTTGTAACGGTTCAAACTGTGGAGACAGACAGGTTATCTGTCTCACTCACTGCAGCCACCATTGAAGAAGAAAGCATCACTGATAATtataacaaatcttttttttctctggcaaAAAGTTCAGAACTCTTTCCCAGAGCCGTCTTTCTGCCTCTGCTGTTGAGAACAGTGGGGAAACAAGCCAAGTGGAAAAGTGTCCAATCAGTGCCACGCAGAGCGGCAGGGGGGACAATCAATGCAGCCGCATGAGATAAACGGCACAGAAGCTCTGCAAACACACATCCAGGCAGTCACATGGCTGCTGAGTGTCTGGATAATGTGGGATAATACCCATGAAATCCAGCTGGAACAAAaacaattctctttttttactcCACCAAACACAGAAGGACCCAGACAGCAGCTCTGAAGCCCTGAAGGAACCTCCGTCCCAAAGTTTAATCTCTCAAAAGTAAAAcctgtttgtcattttctgCTCATTATTTTACACCCCGATACTCTGGAAAATCTTTAGACCCTCAAAGGTTACATTGAACAGATTTCAGGGCAGATTCCACTcagaatttgtattttttttcccattcagTGTTGCTCCAAAAGCTCCTGACGAATGAAAACAAGGAGCTGGGATCTTCACAATCAGGAGATCCGAGGAGGAGCAGCATGCGGGCAGCTCCTGTGGGGGAGCGACCTGCACACATGGCGCCAGCCCAGCCCAGCCCAGCCCATGCCGGTCATGCTTCTCACCTACAGAAAATCTACATAACATGagctttaaatgaacaaaaaccacaaacaagAATTTTCTAGTTCAGAACTAAAGGTATACACAGAATCAAATGGAAATGGTAATACCTACATCAGTTGTCATGGCGGTCGCATCACTAAGCTAACACAATTGGAAACTTGCTTTTTGCTTTGACACAGTAAAGtgtcaaaacacttttttctcatcaggtcaaaggtcagccactcaaaaagaaaacacagatggCACGTTCCTGTTGTTGGCACACTGCGGCGCCATTGAAATGACAACTACGGACACACACGTCCAGTTCAACAAAATGTTGATGGAGAAATAATAGACATTTTATATCAGGTTGTAATCTCACAtatcaacatgtttttgttattttttagtaacctttatttaaccaggaaagtcccattgagattaaaaacctctattctaagggagtcctggccaagaggcagcacatttcagTACAGAGAATACATAGAAACAAGCATCATTAAAACCACACAAATCATGAGAAGCAGTTGCACGTTTTTGTTTCAGTCTCTGATGCTTTGAGCTTGttcttaaaagcatttaaagatACTTGTTTAGTTGGtttccagtctttctgcagagtggacaaaggcttttttccagcagcagatggaaCAGAAAGCAACAGCTGGACTTTAGATCTTAAGGAGTGACATTCCACACTTCTTGTGATTAAAGAACAAATGTAGGAAAGCAGTAATCCAAGCAAGGCCTTGTACATTAAAGTCCCTGCCTCCTAGTGGCCAGAGACGGCCATTGTACTCTCACATGCAGGTCACAATGATGTGTCATGGATCTACAGTTGGTAATGAACCTCAGGGAAGCATGATGCATGGTGTCAACCGTTTGGAGACATGAAGACGAGGCATTCATGTGCAGAATATCACCATAATCATGCACAGATTAGAAAGTTGCAGCAACAAGACgctttttttacttcaaaagaaGAGGTGGGACAGGTAGGAGACAAGTATTGAGAGGAACATCTTATCAATTAAACTGTTGTCCTATTCActttaaaatcagattttttataATACATCTGCATATTTGAGTAAAAAACTATGAATATTTCAACATAATGTTCTATTatattctttctctttcggcttttcccatcaggggtcgccacagcgaatcatccttttccacctcactctgtcatgaacatcttctaccctaacattagccaacttcatgtcctctgttaagacatccatatatctcctctttggccgtcctcttgccctcctgccaggcagctccatctccaacatccttctaccaatatatccactatccctcctctgaacatgtccaaaccatctcagtctggcttctctgactttgtcgctaacacaggcaacatgagccgtccctctgatgtactcgttccttatcctgtctaacctggtcactcctaaggagaacctcaacatcttcatctccgctacctccatctcagcctcttgtctctgtctcactgctaccgtctctaacccatagagcagagctggtctcaccactgtcttgtacacctttcctttgagtcttgctgacactcttctgtcacacaacactcctgacactttcctccacccgctccaacctgcctgcactcgcctcttcacctcttttccacactccccatcacactgaactgttgaccccaagtacttaaactcctgcaccttcttcacctcagccccctgtaacctaacgcttctaccttgatccctctcgttcagacacatgtattctgtcttactacgactgaccttcatgcctcttctttccagagcaaacctccacctctctagctgttcctccacctgctctctactctcactgcaaattacaatgtcatccgcaaacatcattgtccagggagattcctgtcttacctcgtctgtcagcctgtccatcagcatagcaaacaaaaaaggactcaaagctgatccttggtgtagtcccacctccaccttgaactcctctgtctgacctacagcacatctcaccaccgtcatacttctctcatacatgtcctgaactactctgacatacttttctgccactccagacgacctcatacagtaccacagctcctccctcggcaccctgtcatacgccttctctaaatctacgaacacacaatgcagctccttctgaccttctctgtacttttccatcaacattctcaaagcaaaaatggcatcagtggtgctcttacggggcatgaaaccatactgctgctcacaaatctccaccttcttcctaagcctggctgccactactctttcccacagcttcattgtgtggctcatcaactttattcctctatagttgctgcagttctgcgtgtcacccttgttcttaaagatcgggaccagaacgcttctcctccattcctcaggcatcttctaactctctaaaatcctattgaacaaccttgttagaaattccactgctgtctctcctaagcacttccatacctccacaggtacgtcatcaggaccaacggcctttccgctcttcatccttttcagagccttctgAGATGGACAATGCACTGTAGGCAGGGGGGGGAGCCTTCTGCCCTGCATTAAAGATAATGTTCTGTGGCTGACCATCCAAAAAGGAATACTTATGTAAACTCTTATGTACTCTTATATAAGGTTTTATGTTGCTAATAATCAAAAAAGGAGAATGTCTTGatatgttttatgatgtttctATGACTGACCCCCAAAAGGAATGTTTAATATAAAGTTTTATCCTGTTAAGGGAGGACTCTGTAGAGCATATCCTGACAAGGTTTAGAATTGTATCCTGTTACTGACCCGTAAAAGGAGTGCTCTGTAGAAGATATTCTGACATGTTTATGATGGTATAGGATGAGTCTACGTGCAGGGTGAGCCTGCGGGAAGGGACCGGCCCTCCTTTTCCTCACGCTCATCAAAGAATATAAAAGATAAGGAAGCCCAACTTTATTCAGAGTCTGCTGTGGGTTACGTACGAACGCCCAGCTGGAGTTTTGTTTCAAGCCACTCTATCGGGACTGTTGGCTCTCCAGTCCGTGTGTCACGGTAGGGGcagatgaaatgttttctgttgaaaCTGCATGGCTTAAACTCCTGTGTTATGTTGTGTGACTGTTTTGAAGCGGGgaataaaaagacacattttattcTAGCTTGCAGTCTTTGAGTCATTTGTTTCTGCTCAGTGCCTACCTCCCTCGAACCTGCAAAAATtatttcataaaacattttGGCGTCACGAACAGGATCAACAAGTTTGTGGGAGGATACACTGAATAGAAACAATGTTTAAGAGGAAAACCCAGAAAAAATCtgaggaaaaagaggaagataTTTGTCCAGGATGGACCGGTCCGTGGAAAGAGGTCGCTATGTGCCTGCGGGACGGGGGAGGGCGATCAGAGGACTGGTCCAGTGAGTGTGATGACGGGTCTCCAGCCGCCGTGCTGGCTGCATTACGTCGCATTGCTGTTCAGCCGAAAGCTCCGTTGGGAGGGGCTCAGAGGCGCATGTGgatgtgtgtctgtgcatggaAAGATCAGTATCAGAGGAGAATGCAGCAGGAGACGCAGATGCTGCAGCAAGCAAATGATCTCTCTGCGCAGACAGCAGAGAATTCATTGCCGAAACAAAAAATCATGAAGTTAGAAATAGAGGCTCAAACTCATGCCAGGCTGGCTGAGCGAGCCATTGCTCATGTGTCAAAAGTAAACAGGaggaaaaataataaacctcCACGCAAGCTCGAGGGGCCTCAAATCAGAGCCTTTATGGCTAAACTCGGAAACGGGGATGATTGGGACCCTGAGAGCTGGGATGGCAACATCTGGGACGACTCCCATGAAGGAGGAGGATTTTTTGAGTGGGGTGACGGAGGGCCCTCGCTTAGGGCTAATCCGGTAATAAGGAGACGCCGTGTAGAGCAACAGGTGCCTCCTTTAATGAGACCATTAACGGACGTTAATGGACATCCTGTTATGGATGAGCACGGACATCAAATGTATGAAGCAGTGCCACAGGATCAACCACAGCCTGTTTTAACCAGAACTTTGGAGGATTACACCTCAGAGGAAGTAGCTCATCTGGTTAATAGGTTGAGGAGAAAAGGGGATGAACCTCTTGACCTGTGGATAGTCAGACTGTCAGAGGAGGGCGGTGGCCCCTCCCGTCGAGATATCTGGTCAGCTTTAGTGAAGGGGGGAGTTCCTCTCTCAGAGATTGATGGGAAACCAACTACAGAGCTGCgagaaatgtgcagaaaaagggGGCTAACAGTCTCCTGTGCAGAATGGGCTGACTTTAAGGAATTTTTACAGTCTCTTATACACTCTCAAACACTGAGTGATGATAGAAGCTCAGTACAGAGTGATGTCAGAACTAACGAACGAAAGCAACAAGAGTCAACCTCTGAATCTTCAAgcagtgaggatgaagatgaatcTTATCAAATAGCAAAAGCATccagagaaagaaacagaaaaagaaagaggaaaaagggtaaaaataaagacaaaaagaaaagccgTCTTTACCCAAATCTGTTGGATCTCCCTAATTTTGATTAGGGATTAGGCCAAGCCCCAGTAATTTGATCTGTAAAATGGTCTGCTGATGACATTAGACCCCATGTCATGGTAGACATTTATTGGAAGAAATCAATTCAATCAGTGGTGGCTCTGATTGACACTGGGGCAGCAGCCACCTTGCTTCATGGAAACCCTCATAAGTTTAAAGGTTCAACTGTAACATTGACTGGGTTAGGGGGGTGCGTAGTGATGGGTAAAACAGTAACGCTgcccttaaaaaaaattgaaaatatgtCAATAAAGCAATACTCCGTTATAATAACACCCATTAAAGAATGGATAATTGGAATGGATGTTTTACCAGGAATGACTAACTGTGATGTATCCTGGGGAAGATAAGTGGGATAATGTTCCTGCCAATAAATGTTATTTGAGGGAAGATTAATTTGTGTGTTAAGTAACCATATTTTACAGGATGTTCCCGTGGAGACTGCTGATCGGACGGTCACCACCTAAGAACCATGGTTCTCTCCCTACGCCAGTCCTTCCGCCACGGAGGTTGCAGTACTGGCTCATGGGGCATGGGGGTCTACGCACTCGGTGCTATCCTGGCCCTCGTCAGCCTCTGCTGCGGCAGCAGCGGAACACCAGCTACACGACTTGCAGTAATTAAGCAACCCTTCCAGATTGCATGGTTCCGGTAATAAATACCTGCCAAAAGCTGGCTCAACAAAGAAATCATGTGGATGTCACTTGGACTGTGCTCCATGCCACCCATACCTGCCTGCCATGGAGTTCATCGAAAGCGGGCATGGTATGACACCCTGCTGGGTGGAGCTGGAACAATCCTTGGTCTGTCTGACACTGCGAATACGGAGGTAACTCGCTCTATGCTGTCAAGCGCTGGTCAAGATGCTTCACAGGCCTTGCATTCTGTGGGTGCATGGATGCCAACCACTGTCTTGACCCAACAGCAGGCGGCGAAAGTTTTCTTCGCTCAGTTTGGATGGACTGTGACTGCGGTTAACGAGGCAGCCACGGTGttgaaaaatgtgacaaaagcaTTGGATATGACGATCTGTAACGTGCAAGGATTACATGCACGTCTACAACAGGACAGATTCAAGAGGATTGTAACAACTAACAATCCTCACGAGTGGAGGAATTTGTGGAATATCTCTGATGGACTATGGTTGCACATACATCCTGAGAAGACCATATGTAATGCTACCGCTTGCACTGTCAGATGGGTGCAAATGAATGTTACTGAACATACGCCAGTATGTAAGTATCATGTTTTGCCTGTCGTAACCCTCACAGGTTATTGGTATGTGATCCTGAAAGGTGACTGGTTTAATTCGCAGACTAATCTTACCTATGACCTTAGTACATGTGATCAGACGGATCAAGGGATGGCCTGTTTAGTGACAAGTAGATATCGAGAACCATGTTTAACCGAAGACACGGCACTATGCGAATGGTATGTAGAAAAACCTTCTGACTTGCTATGGCAGATAGCTCCCCACACTATCTGTATAGCCACGATTAACCCCCATCCGATGTTGCTGTGGACACCTTTTTCTGGATGTTTGAAGAACGTGAATATctggaaatggaaaaatgtgaCCTATCAATTGACCAATTTTACTTCAGAATCTCACCTTACCATGTTGCAGTGGAATGTTCTTCACATGCCATGGAAGGTATCCCTGGAGCGATTCATATGCGCACTGAACCGTTCCACGGAGGTCCAAAAGATAATCAATTCTTATAGGTCCAACGTTTCCAGACTCATGATATCCACGGTCATAACAAAGAATAAGGTGGTACATGCCGCTAGAATGGTGGAACAACACTCTGCGCACCACTGGTGGGATATCTTTTCTGGGATGTCTGTAACAGCTCGGACAACCGTTGTGCCTCCCTTGATCATATTAATAGTTATTATCGCTGTTTTGACGCTTTGCAATATCCTAACCTGTGTGTACATTCGTCACGTGCGACGCGAGGTTTCTAAATTGATCTATAATTTggctttcaaatgaaaattattCTATCTACCAGAGATGATTCATTTGGAACAGAAAAATATTCTGTCCGCCTTGATCCTTCATGTCAACAGGAAATTTTTGTAGATGATTactggatttcatgtaattatcGCCGTACCATCAGGCATTTTCCGTCTCGGGTAGATTTACTTGATTTTGTTGTGCATCATATCCAGAATGAATGCTTATATTATTTAGGAGCACGAGAATATCGTTTTATTACTTGGGATTCACAT
This genomic window contains:
- the LOC110013622 gene encoding uncharacterized protein LOC110013622 gives rise to the protein MWMSLGLCSMPPIPACHGVHRKRAWYDTLLGGAGTILGLSDTANTEVTRSMLSSAGQDASQALHSVGAWMPTTVLTQQQAAKVFFAQFGWTVTAVNEAATVLKNVTKALDMTICNVQGLHARLQQDRFKRIVTTNNPHEWRNLWNISDGLWLHIHPEKTICNATACTVRWVQMNVTEHTPVCKYHVLPVVTLTGYWYVILKGDWFNSQTNLTYDLSTCDQTDQGMACLVTSRYREPCLTEDTALCEWYVEKPSDLLWQIAPHTICIATINPHPMLLWTPFSGCLKNVNIWKWKNVTYQLTNFTSESHLTMLQWNVLHMPWKVSLERFICALNRSTEVQKIINSYRSNVSRLMISTVITKNKVVHAARMVEQHSAHHWWDIFSGMSVTARTTVVPPLIILIVIIAVLTLCNILTCVYIRHVRREVSKLIYNLAFK